One genomic segment of Arthrobacter sp. Marseille-P9274 includes these proteins:
- the rplL gene encoding 50S ribosomal protein L7/L12, producing MAKLTNEELIEAFKELSIIELSDFVKLFEETFDVTAAAVAVAGPAAGGAAEAAEEKTEFDVVLEAAGDKKIAVIKEVRALTSLGLKEAKDLVDSAPKAVLEGATKEAADKAKEALEAAGATVTVK from the coding sequence ATGGCGAAGCTCACCAACGAAGAGCTCATCGAAGCTTTCAAGGAACTGTCCATCATCGAGCTGTCCGATTTCGTCAAGCTCTTCGAAGAGACCTTTGACGTTACCGCTGCTGCTGTTGCCGTTGCTGGCCCCGCCGCCGGCGGTGCCGCTGAGGCCGCTGAAGAGAAGACCGAATTCGACGTCGTTCTCGAAGCTGCCGGCGACAAGAAGATCGCAGTGATCAAGGAAGTTCGTGCCCTGACTTCCCTGGGCCTGAAGGAAGCCAAGGACCTCGTCGACAGCGCTCCGAAGGCTGTCCTCGAAGGCGCAACCAAGGAAGCTGCCGACAAGGCCAAGGAAGCCCTCGAGGCTGCCGGTGCCACCGTCACCGTCAAGTAA
- the rplJ gene encoding 50S ribosomal protein L10 yields MATPNKVEAVAEITTDFKESNAAVLTEYRGLTVAQLKELRVSLGQDTKFSVVKNTLTGIAAKEAGIDAFEGQLAGPTAIAFIKGDAVAAAKSLTDFAKSNPQLVIKTGFFEGKSLDASAVAALAALESREFQLARVAGVLKAPMSALARTVDALRIKLEENGGAAAAEAPAEEAPAAEATEAPAEAAAEEN; encoded by the coding sequence ATGGCAACGCCAAACAAGGTGGAAGCAGTTGCAGAAATCACCACTGATTTCAAGGAATCCAACGCTGCAGTCCTAACCGAATACCGCGGGCTTACTGTTGCACAGCTCAAGGAGCTGCGTGTTTCTCTCGGCCAGGACACCAAGTTCTCCGTCGTCAAGAACACCCTGACTGGCATCGCAGCCAAGGAAGCCGGCATCGACGCGTTCGAAGGCCAGCTTGCCGGACCTACTGCTATCGCCTTCATCAAGGGTGACGCTGTTGCAGCCGCCAAGTCCCTGACGGATTTCGCAAAGTCCAACCCGCAGCTCGTTATCAAGACCGGATTCTTCGAGGGCAAGTCCCTGGACGCTTCCGCTGTTGCAGCGCTGGCCGCTCTCGAGTCCCGTGAGTTCCAGCTGGCCCGCGTGGCCGGTGTGCTCAAGGCCCCGATGTCCGCACTGGCACGCACCGTCGACGCACTGCGCATCAAGCTGGAGGAGAACGGGGGCGCGGCAGCAGCCGAGGCTCCCGCCGAAGAAGCTCCCGCTGCAGAGGCAACCGAGGCTCCGGCCGAGGCTGCCGCAGAAGAGAACTGA
- a CDS encoding DNA-directed RNA polymerase subunit beta' yields MSSESSFGLMRIGLATAEEIRDWSYGEVKKPETINYRTLKPEKDGLFCEKIFGPSRDWECYCGKYKRVRFKGIICERCGVEVTRAKVRRERMGHIELAAPVTHIWYFKGVPSRLGYLLDLAPKDLEKVIYFAAYMITSVDEERRHEELPNLQVEHDLEKKQLADTRDSDIAAIARDLEDELARLEGEGAKAADKKKARDSADRQMANVRKRADADIDRLEQVWDRFKNLKVADLEGDEGLYRELRDRYGLYFEGSMGAEAIKKRLETFDLAAEAESLRDVIKNGKGQRKTRALKRLKVVNAFLTTTNSPLGMVLDAVPVIPPELRPMVQLDGGRFATSDLNDLYRRVINRNNRLKRLLDLGAPEIIVNNEKRMLQEAVDSLFDNGRRGRPVTGPGNRPLKSLSDMLKGKQGRFRQNLLGKRVDYSGRSVIVVGPQLKLHQCGLPKQMALELFKPFVMKRLVDLNHAQNIKSAKRMVERYRPQVWDVLEEIITEHPVLLNRAPTLHRLGIQAFEPQLVEGKALQLHPLVCGAFNADFDGDQMAVHLPLSPEAQAEARILMLSSNNILKPSDGRPVTLPSQDMIIGLHHLTTKREGAAGEGRVFASPAEAIMAHDAGELHLNSVVKIRVPGFVPGPDQAAPEGWEEGQPALIETSLGQVLFNETLPEDYPWVEKVADKGQLSSIVNDLAERYPKVVTAATLDNLKDAGFYWATRSGVTVAISDIAAPAEKPAIMEGYEAQAAKVESQYGKGLIADDERRQELIDIWNKATNEVADAMRKSLTKENTINRMVSSGARGNWLQVRQIAGIRGLVANPKGEIIPRPIKSSYREGLSVLEYFIATHGARKGLADTALRTANSGYLTRRLVDVSQDVIVREEDCGTERGLNTPIATVDSNGELHRHEDVENSAYARTLAVDVVDSEGNVLAAGGSDVGDVLIDQLINSGVTEVKIRSVLTCESAVGTCALCYGRSLATGKTVDIGEAVGIIAAQSIGEPGTQLTMRTFHTGGVASAGDITQGLPRIQELFEARTPKGVAPMSEVAGRVSIEDGERQMRIIVTPDDGSEEVAYPVLRRARLLVEDGQHVNVGDQLVVGAKDPKQVLRILGPRQAQKFLVDEVQSVYRSQGVGIHDKHVEVIVRQMLRRITVIESGETDLLPGELAERSRFQAENRKAVSEGKTPANGRDELMGITKASLATESWLSAASFQETTRVLTQAAMEGKSDPLLGLKENVIIGKLIPAGTGLERYNNVTVEPTEEAKANLFTGPSAFSDFDYPGVDGGLTPEFHAIPLDDYDMGGDYR; encoded by the coding sequence ATGTCCAGCGAATCCTCCTTCGGCCTCATGCGAATCGGCCTTGCCACCGCGGAAGAAATCCGCGACTGGTCTTACGGTGAGGTCAAGAAGCCGGAAACCATCAACTACCGCACGCTCAAGCCCGAGAAGGACGGCCTCTTCTGCGAGAAGATCTTCGGCCCGTCCCGCGACTGGGAATGCTACTGCGGCAAGTACAAGCGCGTGCGCTTCAAGGGCATCATCTGTGAGCGCTGCGGTGTCGAGGTCACCCGCGCCAAGGTCCGCCGCGAGCGCATGGGCCACATTGAACTGGCCGCTCCGGTCACGCACATCTGGTACTTCAAGGGTGTTCCTTCCCGCCTCGGCTACCTGCTGGACCTGGCGCCGAAGGACCTCGAGAAGGTCATCTACTTCGCTGCCTACATGATCACCAGCGTGGACGAGGAACGCCGCCACGAGGAACTGCCGAACCTGCAGGTCGAGCACGACCTGGAGAAGAAGCAGCTGGCCGACACCCGCGACTCCGACATCGCGGCGATCGCCCGCGACCTCGAGGACGAGCTGGCCCGCCTCGAAGGCGAAGGCGCCAAGGCCGCCGACAAGAAGAAGGCCCGTGATTCCGCGGACCGCCAGATGGCCAACGTGCGCAAGCGCGCCGATGCGGACATCGACCGCCTCGAGCAGGTCTGGGACCGCTTCAAGAACCTCAAGGTCGCCGACCTCGAGGGCGACGAGGGCCTCTACCGCGAGCTGCGCGACCGCTACGGCCTGTACTTCGAAGGCTCGATGGGCGCCGAGGCGATCAAGAAGCGCCTGGAGACCTTCGACCTGGCCGCCGAGGCCGAGTCGCTGCGCGACGTCATCAAGAACGGCAAGGGCCAGCGCAAGACCCGTGCGCTCAAGCGCCTCAAGGTCGTCAACGCGTTCCTGACCACCACCAACAGCCCGCTGGGCATGGTGCTGGACGCCGTTCCGGTGATCCCGCCGGAACTGCGCCCGATGGTCCAGCTGGACGGCGGCCGCTTCGCGACCTCCGACCTGAACGACCTGTACCGCCGCGTGATCAACCGCAACAACCGCCTGAAGCGCCTGCTGGACCTCGGTGCGCCCGAGATCATCGTGAACAACGAAAAGCGCATGCTGCAGGAAGCGGTCGACTCGCTGTTCGACAACGGCCGCCGCGGCCGTCCGGTCACCGGACCGGGCAACCGTCCGCTCAAGTCGCTGTCCGACATGCTCAAGGGCAAGCAGGGCCGGTTCCGCCAGAACCTGCTCGGCAAGCGCGTCGACTACTCGGGCCGTTCCGTGATCGTCGTCGGTCCGCAGCTGAAGCTGCACCAGTGCGGCCTGCCGAAGCAGATGGCGCTGGAGCTCTTCAAGCCCTTCGTCATGAAGCGGCTGGTGGACCTCAACCACGCGCAGAACATCAAGAGCGCCAAGCGCATGGTGGAGCGTTACCGCCCGCAGGTCTGGGACGTGCTGGAAGAGATCATCACCGAACACCCGGTGCTGCTCAACCGTGCACCAACCCTGCACCGCCTCGGCATCCAGGCCTTCGAGCCGCAGCTCGTTGAAGGCAAGGCACTCCAGCTGCACCCGCTGGTCTGCGGCGCGTTCAACGCGGACTTCGACGGCGACCAGATGGCCGTGCACCTGCCGCTGAGCCCCGAGGCCCAGGCCGAGGCCCGCATCCTGATGCTGTCCTCGAACAACATCCTGAAGCCGTCGGACGGCCGTCCGGTGACCCTGCCGTCGCAGGATATGATCATCGGCCTGCACCACCTGACCACCAAGCGTGAAGGTGCCGCTGGCGAAGGCCGCGTCTTCGCCAGCCCGGCGGAGGCCATCATGGCCCACGATGCGGGCGAGCTGCACCTGAACTCGGTCGTCAAGATCCGCGTCCCGGGCTTCGTCCCGGGTCCGGACCAGGCGGCTCCGGAAGGCTGGGAAGAAGGACAGCCGGCGCTGATCGAGACCTCGCTCGGACAGGTGCTCTTCAATGAGACCCTGCCTGAGGACTACCCCTGGGTGGAGAAGGTTGCGGATAAGGGCCAGCTCTCCTCGATCGTCAACGATCTGGCCGAGCGCTACCCGAAGGTCGTCACCGCGGCCACGCTGGACAACCTCAAGGACGCCGGTTTCTACTGGGCGACCCGTTCCGGCGTGACCGTCGCGATCTCCGACATTGCCGCACCTGCCGAGAAGCCCGCCATCATGGAAGGCTACGAAGCGCAGGCTGCCAAGGTCGAGTCCCAGTACGGCAAGGGCCTGATCGCCGACGACGAGCGGCGCCAGGAACTGATCGACATCTGGAACAAGGCCACCAACGAGGTTGCCGACGCGATGCGCAAGAGCCTGACCAAGGAAAACACCATCAACCGCATGGTGTCCTCCGGTGCCCGTGGTAACTGGCTGCAGGTCCGCCAGATCGCCGGTATCCGTGGCCTGGTGGCAAACCCGAAGGGTGAAATCATCCCGCGTCCGATCAAGTCCTCCTACCGCGAGGGCCTGTCGGTGCTGGAATACTTCATCGCGACGCACGGTGCCCGTAAGGGCCTGGCCGATACCGCGCTGCGTACCGCCAACTCGGGTTACCTGACCCGACGCCTGGTGGACGTCTCGCAGGACGTCATCGTCCGTGAAGAGGACTGCGGCACCGAGCGCGGCCTCAACACCCCGATTGCCACCGTGGACTCGAACGGCGAGCTGCACCGGCACGAGGACGTGGAGAACTCGGCATACGCACGTACCCTCGCAGTCGACGTCGTCGACTCCGAAGGCAACGTGCTGGCCGCTGGCGGTTCGGACGTCGGAGACGTGCTGATTGATCAGCTGATCAATTCCGGCGTCACCGAGGTCAAGATCCGCTCCGTGCTCACCTGTGAGTCCGCCGTCGGTACCTGCGCGCTCTGCTACGGCCGTTCGCTGGCCACCGGCAAGACCGTGGACATCGGCGAGGCCGTCGGCATCATCGCCGCACAGTCCATCGGCGAGCCGGGCACACAGCTGACCATGCGTACCTTCCACACCGGTGGTGTAGCCTCCGCGGGCGACATCACCCAGGGTCTGCCGCGTATCCAGGAACTCTTCGAAGCCCGTACCCCGAAGGGTGTGGCTCCGATGTCCGAGGTTGCCGGCCGCGTCTCCATCGAGGACGGCGAGCGCCAGATGCGCATCATCGTCACTCCGGACGACGGATCCGAGGAAGTTGCCTACCCGGTGCTGCGCCGTGCACGGCTGCTGGTCGAAGACGGCCAGCACGTCAACGTCGGCGACCAGCTGGTGGTCGGTGCCAAGGACCCGAAGCAGGTGCTGCGTATCCTCGGCCCGCGCCAGGCGCAGAAGTTCCTGGTGGACGAGGTCCAGAGCGTGTACCGCAGCCAGGGCGTCGGCATCCACGACAAGCACGTGGAGGTCATCGTCCGGCAGATGCTGCGCCGCATCACCGTCATCGAGTCCGGTGAGACGGACCTGCTGCCGGGTGAGCTCGCCGAGCGCAGCCGCTTCCAGGCCGAGAACCGCAAGGCAGTGTCCGAAGGCAAGACCCCGGCCAACGGCCGTGACGAGCTGATGGGCATCACCAAGGCGTCGCTGGCGACCGAGTCCTGGCTGTCCGCGGCTTCCTTCCAGGAGACCACCCGGGTCCTGACCCAGGCGGCCATGGAAGGCAAGTCCGACCCGCTGCTGGGCCTGAAGGAGAACGTGATCATCGGTAAGCTGATCCCGGCCGGCACCGGCCTGGAGCGGTACAACAATGTCACGGTCGAGCCGACGGAGGAAGCCAAGGCTAACCTCTTCACCGGCCCGAGCGCCTTCAGCGACTTCGACTACCCCGGAGTCGACGGCGGCCTGACGCCCGAGTTCCACGCCATCCCGCTGGATGACTACGACATGGGCGGCGACTACCGCTAA
- the rpoB gene encoding DNA-directed RNA polymerase subunit beta, giving the protein MVASSTSNTDTANSLLDASSNDGATRRISFAKIHEPLDVPNLLALQTDSFDWLVGNERWKARVKKAQEENNQGVATTSGLSDIFEEISPIEDFQGTMSLSFSEPEFADPKYTMAECKDRDATFSAPLYVKAEFMNNNTGEIKQQTVFMGDFPLMTEKGTFVINGTERVVVSQLVRSPGAYFERTADKTSDKDIFTAKIIPSRGAWFELEIDKRDQVGVRLDRKRKQSVTVLLKALGWTEGQILETFGEYDSIRATLEKDTTETQEDALLDIYRKLRPGEPPTVDAARSLLENLYFNPKRYDLAKVGRYKINRKLGVETPLDDPNASVLNLDDIVAMIKFLVALHAGEKTIPGKRDGEDHEIRVEVDDIDHFGNRRIRAVGELIENQVRTGLSRMERVVRERMTTQDVEAITPQTLINIRPVVAAIKEFFGTSQLSQFMDQNNPLAGLTHKRRLSALGPGGLSRDRAGMEVRDVHPSHYGRMCPIETPEGPNIGLIGSLASYGRINAFGFIETPYRKVVDGLVTDQIDYLTADDEIECVIAQANAPLDEGNRFAEELVLVRQRGGEGEPVLIEAADVDYMDVSPRQMVSVATALIPFLEHDDANRALMGANMQRQAVPLLRSEAPLVGTGMERYAAVDAGDSVVAAKAGVVTEVSADLVTVLNDDGTETHYPIMKFARSNQGNAYNQRVLVAEGQRLELGSIIADGPSTDQGELALGKNMLVAFMSWEGHNYEDAIILSQRIVSDDVLTSIHIEEHEVDARDTKLGAEEITRDIPNVSEEVLSQLDERGIIHIGAEVEAGDILVGRVTPKGETELTPEERLLRAIFGEKSREVRDTSLKVPHGESGTVIGVRIFDRDNDDELPPGVNQLVRVYVAQKRKITDGDKLAGRHGNKGVISKILPIEDMPFLEDGTPVDIVLNPLGVPGRMNVGQVLEIHLGWVAKQGWNIEGDPEWVKNLPNLPRQSGSTTVATPVFDGASEHEITGLLASTNVTRDGDRLIGSSGKARLFDGRSGEPFPDPISVGYMYILKLHHLVDDKIHARSTGPYSMITQQPLGGKAQFGGQRFGEMEVWALEAYGAAYTLQELLTIKSDDIHGRVKVYEAIVKGENIPEPGVPESFKVLIKEMQSLCLNVEVLSTDGTTIEMRDSDEEVFRAAEELGIDLSRAEPSSVEEV; this is encoded by the coding sequence TTGGTCGCCTCGAGCACCTCTAATACTGATACCGCTAACAGCCTGCTGGACGCCTCATCGAACGATGGAGCCACCCGCAGGATCTCATTCGCTAAGATTCACGAACCGCTGGATGTCCCCAACCTCCTTGCCCTTCAGACGGACAGCTTCGATTGGCTGGTCGGCAATGAGCGCTGGAAGGCGCGGGTCAAGAAGGCCCAGGAAGAAAACAACCAGGGCGTAGCCACGACCTCCGGTTTGTCCGACATCTTCGAAGAGATCTCCCCGATCGAGGACTTCCAGGGCACCATGTCCCTGAGCTTCTCCGAGCCGGAATTCGCCGATCCCAAGTACACGATGGCGGAGTGCAAGGACCGCGACGCCACCTTCTCCGCTCCGCTGTACGTCAAGGCGGAGTTCATGAACAACAACACGGGCGAGATCAAGCAGCAGACCGTGTTCATGGGCGACTTCCCGCTGATGACCGAAAAGGGCACCTTCGTCATCAACGGCACCGAGCGCGTCGTCGTCTCCCAGCTGGTCCGTTCCCCGGGCGCCTACTTCGAGCGCACCGCGGACAAGACCAGCGACAAGGACATCTTCACCGCGAAGATCATCCCCTCCCGCGGCGCCTGGTTCGAGCTCGAGATCGACAAGCGCGACCAGGTCGGCGTCCGCCTCGACCGCAAGCGCAAGCAGTCCGTCACCGTGCTGCTGAAGGCCCTGGGCTGGACCGAAGGCCAGATCCTGGAGACCTTCGGCGAGTACGACTCCATCCGGGCCACCCTGGAAAAGGACACCACCGAAACCCAGGAAGACGCACTCCTGGACATCTACCGCAAGCTCCGTCCGGGCGAGCCGCCGACGGTCGATGCTGCACGTTCCCTGCTGGAGAACCTGTACTTCAACCCGAAGCGCTACGACCTGGCCAAGGTCGGCCGGTACAAGATCAACCGCAAGCTCGGCGTCGAAACGCCGCTGGATGATCCGAACGCCTCGGTCCTGAACCTGGACGACATCGTCGCGATGATCAAGTTCCTGGTCGCGCTGCACGCCGGCGAGAAGACCATCCCGGGCAAGCGGGACGGCGAGGACCACGAGATCCGCGTCGAGGTCGACGACATCGACCACTTCGGCAACCGCCGCATCCGCGCGGTCGGCGAGCTGATCGAGAACCAGGTCCGCACCGGCCTGTCCCGCATGGAGCGCGTGGTCCGCGAGCGGATGACCACCCAGGACGTGGAGGCCATCACTCCGCAGACCCTGATCAACATCCGCCCGGTCGTGGCAGCCATCAAGGAGTTCTTCGGAACCTCCCAGCTGTCGCAGTTCATGGACCAGAACAACCCGCTGGCCGGCCTGACCCACAAGCGCCGCCTATCCGCGCTCGGCCCGGGCGGCCTGTCCCGCGACCGCGCCGGCATGGAGGTCCGTGACGTCCACCCGTCGCACTACGGCCGCATGTGCCCGATCGAGACCCCTGAAGGCCCGAACATCGGCCTGATCGGCTCGCTCGCCTCCTACGGCCGCATTAACGCGTTCGGCTTCATCGAGACCCCGTACCGCAAGGTCGTCGACGGCCTGGTCACGGACCAGATCGACTACTTGACCGCGGATGACGAGATCGAGTGCGTGATCGCCCAGGCGAACGCGCCGCTGGACGAGGGCAACCGCTTCGCCGAAGAGCTCGTGCTGGTCCGCCAGCGCGGCGGCGAGGGCGAGCCGGTCCTGATCGAGGCTGCAGACGTCGACTACATGGACGTTTCCCCGCGCCAGATGGTGTCCGTGGCAACCGCCCTGATTCCGTTCCTGGAGCACGACGACGCCAACCGCGCGCTCATGGGCGCCAACATGCAGCGCCAGGCCGTGCCGCTGCTGCGTTCGGAGGCACCGCTGGTCGGTACCGGCATGGAGCGCTACGCGGCGGTCGACGCCGGCGACTCCGTCGTGGCCGCCAAGGCCGGCGTGGTCACCGAGGTGTCCGCCGACCTGGTCACCGTCCTGAACGACGACGGCACCGAGACGCACTACCCGATCATGAAGTTCGCCCGCTCCAACCAGGGCAACGCGTACAACCAGCGCGTCCTGGTGGCCGAGGGCCAGCGCCTCGAGCTCGGCAGCATCATCGCCGACGGTCCCTCCACGGACCAGGGCGAGCTGGCGCTGGGCAAGAACATGCTGGTGGCCTTCATGTCCTGGGAAGGGCACAACTACGAGGATGCCATCATCCTGAGCCAGCGCATCGTCTCCGACGACGTGCTGACCTCCATCCACATCGAGGAGCACGAGGTCGACGCCCGCGACACCAAGCTTGGTGCCGAGGAAATCACTCGCGACATCCCGAACGTGAGCGAGGAAGTGCTCTCCCAGCTGGACGAGCGCGGCATCATCCACATCGGTGCCGAGGTCGAGGCAGGCGACATCCTGGTGGGTCGCGTGACCCCCAAGGGTGAAACCGAACTCACCCCGGAAGAGCGCCTGCTGCGCGCGATCTTCGGCGAGAAGTCCCGCGAAGTCCGCGACACGTCCCTGAAGGTGCCCCACGGCGAGTCCGGCACCGTCATCGGCGTGCGCATCTTCGACCGCGACAACGACGACGAGCTGCCCCCGGGCGTGAACCAGCTGGTCCGCGTCTACGTTGCCCAGAAGCGCAAGATCACGGACGGCGACAAGCTCGCCGGCCGCCACGGCAACAAGGGTGTCATCTCCAAGATCCTGCCGATCGAGGACATGCCGTTCCTCGAGGACGGTACCCCGGTGGACATCGTCCTGAATCCGCTGGGTGTTCCGGGCCGTATGAACGTCGGCCAGGTGCTGGAAATCCACCTCGGCTGGGTCGCCAAGCAGGGCTGGAACATCGAGGGCGATCCGGAATGGGTCAAGAACCTGCCGAACCTGCCGCGCCAGTCGGGTTCGACGACGGTTGCAACGCCGGTGTTCGACGGTGCCAGCGAGCACGAGATCACCGGGCTGCTGGCCTCGACCAACGTCACCCGCGACGGCGACCGCCTGATCGGTTCCTCCGGCAAGGCCCGGCTGTTCGACGGCCGCTCCGGCGAGCCGTTCCCGGACCCCATCTCGGTGGGCTACATGTACATCCTGAAGCTGCACCACCTGGTGGACGACAAGATCCACGCCCGTTCCACCGGGCCGTACTCCATGATCACCCAGCAGCCGCTGGGCGGTAAGGCACAGTTCGGCGGCCAGCGCTTCGGTGAAATGGAAGTGTGGGCCCTGGAGGCCTACGGTGCCGCGTACACCCTGCAGGAACTGCTGACCATCAAGTCCGACGATATCCACGGCCGCGTGAAGGTCTACGAGGCCATCGTCAAGGGCGAGAACATCCCCGAGCCGGGTGTTCCCGAGTCCTTCAAGGTCTTGATCAAGGAAATGCAGTCGCTGTGCCTGAACGTGGAAGTGCTCTCCACGGACGGCACCACGATTGAAATGCGTGACTCGGATGAAGAAGTCTTCCGGGCCGCGGAAGAGCTGGGCATCGACCTGTCGCGGGCCGAGCCGAGCTCTGTAGAAGAGGTCTAG
- a CDS encoding aminoacyl-tRNA deacylase, whose translation MDRFLADAKERGLDVEAVPRPPARSLADAAELLGIRPADIVKSLVVKHKDGSFLFALIPGDRQISWPKLRALLGVNKLSLPPADVAFEATGYPRGTITPLGSTTAWPVFADAAITGRRISMGAGDHGHSAFLQADALIDALGATTADISEPA comes from the coding sequence ATGGACCGGTTCCTGGCGGACGCGAAGGAACGCGGGCTCGACGTCGAGGCGGTGCCGCGTCCGCCGGCGCGCAGCCTGGCGGACGCGGCGGAACTGCTCGGCATCCGGCCCGCGGACATCGTCAAGTCGCTGGTCGTCAAGCACAAGGACGGTTCGTTCCTGTTTGCCCTGATCCCGGGCGACCGGCAGATTTCCTGGCCCAAGCTGCGGGCGCTGCTGGGCGTGAACAAGCTCTCGCTCCCGCCGGCGGACGTCGCCTTCGAAGCCACCGGCTACCCGCGCGGGACCATCACGCCGCTGGGCAGCACCACGGCCTGGCCGGTCTTCGCCGACGCGGCGATCACGGGGAGGCGCATCTCGATGGGCGCCGGGGACCACGGCCACTCGGCCTTCCTGCAGGCGGACGCGCTGATCGACGCCCTCGGCGCGACCACCGCGGACATCAGCGAGCCGGCCTGA
- a CDS encoding acetyl-CoA C-acetyltransferase: protein MSENQKDRNDVVILGGARTPLGRLKGQLAAFSAVELGSKAIAGALERAGVSPDAVDAVIMGQVIQAGAGQNPARQSAIAAGIGWNVPTVTINKVCLSGLAAITDAARLVRSGEASVVVAGGQESMSNGPHVLPGSRQGFTYGSVNLLDSVAHDGLTDAFDHESMGASTERRNTELGIGREAQDGVAAASHQRAAAAAEAGIFDGEIVPVTVPQRKGDDLVLTRDEGVRPQTTVETLAPLRPAFAKDGTITAGNSSPLSDGAAAVVVASRGYAEDNGLPWLAVVGKPGQVAGPDTSLHSQPSNAISQALKRAGWTTADLDFIEINEAFGSVAVQSLKDLDYPAEKCNLHGGAIALGHPIGASGARLALHAALELQRRGAGKAAVSLCGGGGQGEALLLYRD, encoded by the coding sequence GTGTCAGAGAACCAAAAGGACCGGAACGACGTCGTCATTCTGGGCGGCGCACGCACGCCCCTCGGCCGGCTCAAGGGCCAGCTGGCCGCCTTCAGCGCGGTCGAGCTCGGCAGCAAGGCGATCGCCGGCGCCTTGGAGCGCGCCGGGGTTTCGCCGGACGCCGTGGACGCCGTCATCATGGGCCAGGTCATCCAGGCGGGCGCCGGCCAGAACCCGGCGCGCCAGAGCGCCATCGCGGCGGGAATCGGCTGGAACGTACCAACGGTGACCATCAACAAGGTCTGCCTCTCCGGGCTGGCCGCCATTACCGACGCCGCGCGGCTGGTCCGCAGCGGCGAGGCCAGCGTCGTCGTCGCCGGCGGCCAGGAGTCGATGTCCAACGGGCCGCACGTCCTGCCCGGCTCGCGCCAGGGCTTCACCTACGGCAGCGTCAACCTCCTCGACTCCGTGGCCCACGACGGCCTCACCGATGCCTTCGACCACGAGTCCATGGGCGCTTCCACCGAGCGGCGCAACACGGAGCTCGGCATCGGCCGTGAAGCCCAGGACGGAGTCGCCGCCGCCTCGCACCAGCGGGCCGCCGCCGCGGCCGAGGCCGGGATTTTCGACGGCGAGATCGTCCCGGTCACGGTGCCGCAGCGCAAGGGCGACGACCTGGTGCTGACCCGCGATGAAGGCGTGCGCCCGCAGACCACGGTGGAGACCCTGGCCCCGCTGCGGCCGGCCTTCGCCAAGGACGGAACCATCACCGCCGGCAACTCCTCGCCGCTCTCGGACGGTGCCGCCGCCGTCGTTGTGGCCTCCCGCGGCTACGCCGAGGACAACGGCCTGCCCTGGCTGGCGGTCGTCGGCAAGCCCGGACAGGTGGCGGGCCCGGACACGTCGCTGCACTCGCAGCCCTCCAACGCCATCTCCCAGGCCCTGAAGCGGGCCGGCTGGACCACCGCGGACCTGGACTTCATCGAGATCAACGAGGCGTTCGGCTCCGTGGCCGTGCAGTCGCTGAAGGACCTGGACTACCCCGCGGAGAAGTGCAACCTGCACGGCGGCGCCATCGCCCTGGGGCACCCCATCGGGGCCTCTGGCGCACGGCTCGCGCTGCATGCCGCGCTCGAGCTGCAGCGGCGCGGCGCCGGCAAGGCGGCCGTGTCCCTGTGCGGCGGCGGCGGACAGGGCGAGGCCCTGCTGCTCTACCGCGATTAG